TGGCGGTCATTCGCGAACCTCTGCGAGAAGTGCATCAATGTCATTTCGGTTCGCTGCATACACCGTCATGACCGCGAAAAAGGCCAGCCCGAATACAACGGCGACGAGGAGCAGGAGATACTCGGCATAGATCGTCACAGACTCGCTGAAGTGGTAGCCTGCGGACGTCCGGAACAGGATTGCCCCGCTGACAACGAGGTAGAGCAGCCAGAACCAGTCTGGGTACTCTCTCGAGGGGGATGCTTTGGAGTAGACTGCAAGCAGGAAGTAACAACAGCCGACCAGTCCCCACCAGAACCGTTCGTCCTCGAGCAGATATGGGATGAACTCCATGACGATCATGGTGTTACTCTTTCCATGCTTCGACCAGCTCGGTCACCGACTCGAGGTCGCGTAGAAACAACGCGATCAGAAACAGGTACGCTGCGATCTCGAACGGTTTGAGAGAGGCCCCCTCCGCGAGTGTAAGATACATCAACATAGGGTATGTGAGGGCCAACACGGCAGCAACGCCGAGTCGGATTAGGTCCTTTGTAGCGGTGGTCATTCATGGCTCAAGGGGGGCCGAACTTGTCTCAGATCAACGGACGATCTCCTGACCGGCTTTCTTGTGGACGATCTGATTTTCCTGCGTAAACTCCTCGGTGAGGCTCATGACCGGTCACGCAGCCCGTTCCAGAGCTGGTCGAGTATTGGGATTGCAGCCGCCATCGCAGCCTCAAACGCACCTGGAGTGGCCTCTTCTCCACGGGCAGCGACGATCATACCGGCGACTGCCCCAATTGTGAGCGTCTTTCCGAACTTCGTTGGGTTAAACGGCTTTTCGCTATCAAGAACGCTATGAGCGTAGCCCGAAATCGCATAACACGTCCCGAGAAGGACGTACAGTACGATTTTGAGGACAGCCCCTTCTGAGGGAGTCATAGGAATACGGTAGCCAGGAGTCGAACCTGCAGGGGACCAGACCACTACCGGAGTTACGGGAACCGATTACGGCCAAGAGAAACCAGTGGGCAATATTCGGCTCGACAGTAATTATATGAAACAGTAACTGTTTTGCGTAGATAGTGGCACGCACGACCTATGCTACCTGATCCGCCGGTAGACGATACGAAAACAGTGTTCTGCCAGATATGTAAGGAATGGCGGCATCCGCGGCATGCCTGTGCGCGTGATTCAGCTCACGAGACGGCGTCGCTCCCGATTTTGCGGCTTCGCGAAGAGGGTCCGTCGGTAATGGAAGACTTTGTCGGGGACAACAGTGGGACGAGTCCAGAATCTCGACGAGAGCACGCCCTCGCAAAATTCGATCTAATGGCACATGCCGGTGGCCCTTTCAGTACCTTTGGGGCAACGAAACCAATCTACTATCTGACCAATGAACATGCACCAGAAGACGTGATAGAGGCGTGGATCAAGGCCAACGAAGACGGTTTAGCAGGTCGAGATCTGACGACAGAAAATATAACCCGGGCACTTTCGAAAAAGCGGTTTAAGCAGGCCTGGCGGGAGCTCCGTGAGAGTAAGGATTTTGAGGTACTTGGGGAACCGAATCGAGATACTCGGGGAGGCCAAAAGGGACCGACTGAGTGTCCTTTTTGTGGGGAGGAAATTGCCAGACTGCCGAGTCATTTACCATGTGATGGCCCCTCGAACGAGGAGTGATAGTTGGAGCCAGCTTCGACCGGAACGACCTGTGATCGTGAGGCTGTGTTCCGACCGCGACCAGTATCAACGACGACACGGTGTCGGTCGCCGACGTTGAAGTGTGGTCGCCACCGGACGGCGTCTACCCGCCCCTCAAAGGTTTGTCGCCCAATCCGAACTTCAACGGGGTCGCCCTTTGCGAGGCTCATAGGACGAGTGCCTCCTCGAGGGCCCTGTGAATGTTGACTACTCCCCCTTCTTCAACAGGAATCGTCTGCCCGAGGATTGCTTCTTGGAGATGATCAAGGTTGACCTCGAGATCTGCGGAAAGTTTTCCTTCATGTTGGAGTTCACAGATCGCAGCAGTTAGTTGACACCCAGTCGAGAACGGTTGTCGATTACGGATCGCCGTCTCTTGGTGTTGATGATCGGTGTTTCCGCACTCGCAGATCGTTCCGGTCCGAACGAGGTCGCGTCCATCGTGGATCTCGGACTTCTCGCCGTAGTCGGCGTGCTTTGTCGGAAACTGGAGCCCGATTACTGCCTCTCGGGTTGTTGGCTCGAGCCCTGAAAGGAATATCTCTGATGGTCGCTCGACGGTTTTCAGTTGTTGGAAGCAGGTTCCACAGAAGCGATGATCATGCTCAATGGTCTCAAAAATATTCGCAGCGGCTTTGTGGCGACGGTGTGCATCGTAGCAATCTGGAGAGCAGAACGAACCAGCGGTCGCCAGCCCGTCGAAGGTTTCCTTACACTGTCCGCACTCCAGGCTCTGTTGTATGGGATTCGTTGTAGACATGGCTAGTCAAACCCAGGCCGCTTCCAACGACCTCAGGGAAAACTCTGCGATTAGTTACAGTGATGGGTGTATTGGGCATAAAGAAAGTGATAGAGAGGAATATCATGCCTATCGGTGATCGACTCTCTAGTTTCCAGAAGCTGATGTAGTACTCTATCCCAGTCAACACCACTGTCTATACAAAGGAAACCGAAAGACAGAGAGACGGTAGCGTTTCGGGGGTCGGCTGTGATCCCATCATATAGAGGCCGATACAAAGAAAGGCTGTTCCACAGGCGGCGAAAATTCGGGTACTTCAGCGTACCTTTCGCGAAAAGCGACTATTCACGTTCTCATTCCACTGCCAAATTGGCTCAGAATCACCGATCTACGCCAGAAGCGCTTAACTAGACAGTGCCTCTCCCACTTATAATCAGATGAAACTAGACAACCTCTCATTCATATCCGCGAAAATTTCATCAGCGGTATCTACACTTCGACAGCCCGTGATGACAACTCGGCCTGTAGCGAATAGCAAAACAACGCCATCGACGTTTGACGGTCGATAAATCAAACCCGGAAACTGCTCCGGTTCGTATTCTGTGTTCTCGAGGCCCAAATCAATAGCAAGTGCATTTAAGTTAAGATTCTGTCCAATCTCACCAATACAAACGTAATTCTGAATAGCAAACCACTCATCTTTCGGTTCCTCTATAACATCCATATCGGAGAATAAGTTTAGAAACCGCTCTCGGAGCGAATACGATTCTTTTTCCGAAGCCGTGCCGGTGATGATGAATTTCCCTGCTCTATAGACCGTTATCAGCGGCGCATCTTCCTTGAATCGGAGGTACATCCCTGGATACTTGTCCGGGTCGTAGCGAGCGACCGGGTCACCAATATCGCTAGCGAGGCGTTCCAAGTCAAGTTCGACATCTAGAGCACCCGACGCGACGACATTTACAATCTCTACCATCCTGCTCTGATTCACCAATTGAATCTCGCTTAGTACTCTCGTGCTTTGTCTAAACATCGACTGATTACCAAATCCTTCACTACAGAGATGAGGTCGTCGAGAAATTGACATAGGGAATGAGGACTTGGAAAGTACGAACACACGATTTAAGTCAGTATGTTAAGTGGGTAGACACATGCCTGATGACCCTCTCGACGCTGACTTTGCAAAGTCTCTTGACGGCTATTTGGAGCGAATACGACGTGCTAACAGTGAAGCGTCCCGCGGGCACCAGTTCCTATCATTCATCGGTGACACGTTCAGCACCCTTGACTCAGACCAGGCGCACAGGATGCTCCCCATGCTCGAAGAGCATGTTAAATTCAAGCAGGCGACCGTCGCGATTAGTGGCCGCATTGACGCTCGGCTCGGGAACGTTCTCGTCGAGTTCAAGACGAACACAGACAACTTCTCAGACGCGAAAGAGCAACTGAAGACGTATATTACGGCGATTTGGGCGGAACAGGGCCGCGACCAATCCTACTACCTAGTCGCGAGTGATGGAATTACATGCGAGGTCTACATCCCGGAGTTAGCGGAGGAGGACGAGGTGACCATCGAAAACACCGACCTCCGGCAAGTGGACGAAATCAACCTCAATAGTGACGACACGGACAAGGTGTTCACCAAACTTGACAGATATCTATTATTCAGTGAAGACCTGCTTCCTACCGCGGAGAACATAGTACTTGATTTCGGACCTACATCACCAATTTGCCGCGAGGGTCTGGAACTTCTCCACGACGAGTGGGAGTCCATTGAAGTAAATAACGTAGAAATCCTGTTCGACGAGTGGCAGCGGTATCTCGAAATTGTACACGGTTCAGGGAGTCACTCTGAGGCCCTGTTCATCCGCCACACCTATCTCAGTATCTTAGCTAAGCTGATGGCCTACGTCCAGTACTCTGGTGGAGTACTCCCGGATGACGATGAGGTCTCAGATGTAATCACCGGAGAAGTCTTCGAGCGACTCGGAATCCAGAACTTCATCGAGGAAGACTTCTTCAGTTGGGTAAGTCGAGAATCGGCAGACGGTGCTGACAAACGCATTGTCGAACATCTGCTCGCCCGACTCCATGACTACGACCTCTCTGAAATCGAGGAAGACGTCCTTAAAACACTGTATCAGGACTTGGTCACGCCAGAGGAACGGCACAGCTTGGGGGAATACTATACTCCTGATTGGCTTGCCGAGGAGATGGTCAATGAGGAATTAGAGGATAACCCAGAAGCCTCAGTGCTTGACCCTACTTGTGGGAGCGGAACTTTCCTATTCAGCGCGATACGTTACAAAATGGAACACGTCGATAAAGATGGACAGGAGCTGATAGACCATCTCTTCAACAACGTGGTCGGCATCGACGTGCACCCACTCGCCATCATCACCGCCCGAGTGAACGTCCTTCTGGCACTTGGAGACTTGCTCCGTGAAGAGCGTACAGAGTCAGTATCCGTTCCGGTGTACCTCTCAAACACAATCATGCCGCCGGAACACGAGCGCACTACGGCGGCCGTCGACGTGTACCGATTCAACTCTGACGAAGGGGTATTCGAGCTACCTATCACCGTGACTGACGACGAAGAGGTACTGAACGAACTACTAGATAGCGTCAAGTCGTACCTCGATAGCAACGACGAGATTGATGAGGAGAACCTACACGCGTATCTCGAAAACCAAGTTGGGGAGAAATATGAGGGTCTTGCTGACGACGAGCGCGGAGTCATTTACCGCAACGTCGTCGAACGAATCAGTGACCTCCGCGACCGAGGTCGTGACACTATCTGGACTTTCATCTTGAAGAACGTCTACAAGCCAATCTACTTCGAGGAGAAAAAATTCGACCGAGTAATTGGAAATCCTCCGTGGCTCTCCTATCGATACATCAGCCGCGAAGAGTACAAGGACCATGTCAAGCACTTAGTGACAGAAGAGTATGGCTTGCTGGATTCCAGTGCCACTCAGAACCTCACGCACATGGAGTTGGCTTCTCTCGTCCTAGCTTACTCCTTCGACCATTATCTCGAAGATGGTGGTCGGCTATCCTTCGTGATGCCACGAGGGATTTTCAGTGGAACTCATCACAAGAATTTCCGGTCATTCGACTTCAGCACAGTCGGTCACTGGACGTACCTTTGGGACCTCGAATACGTGAAACCGCTGTTCAACAACGTGTCCTGCGTCATAGCGGCTGAGAAAAGTGAGGGCGAATCGTACCCGCTAGATGGGCGTATATACCAAGGGTCTCTACCCAAGGCAAACGCATCGTTAGAGGCTGCTCGGGAAGAGTTAGACGTTAGGGATATAACGTACTATCTTAACGAGTTCTCCGAGTCCAGCGTCATCATGGACCGGGAGCTTGACCCGGACGTAATCAAGTCCGCGAGTCCATACAAGGACAAGATAGAAAACGGTGGTAATGCGTACCCGCGCACACTATGGTTCGTCGATTTCGACGAACCACCTGCACTCGGTATCAATCCGCAGGAACCACCCGTTCACTCGTCTGACCGGGCGGTCTCGCAGGCAGGAGACCGCTGGGAGGATGCCTATATTGAGGGTCAAATTGAGAACGAGTTCCTTTGGAATATCGTCACGGGGAGTGAAATAGCGTATTTCGGGACTCTCGAATTCCCCACGGCCGTTCTCCCCCTCGAAATATCGGGGAGCAGCTACCATCTCCACGACGAGGAGAGTGCAAGGAGAAATGGTCATCAGCATCTAGCTAACTGGATTTCTGAGGCTGACAGGCTATTCGAGCAGTACAAACCAGAGGACCGAACGGAAGACGTGCTTGAATGGCTTAACTGGCATCAAAAGTTCACGGACAAACAAGACCCGAACGCGGAATACCGGGTTCTCCAGAATAGTAGCGGAGACTACGTCTGCGGGGCCGTTGTCAAAACATCCGATTTGACCGATTTGAAGGTCAATGGTACTATCATCGAACTCCAGCGCAACAGCAACGATGAAATCCCGCTGATTGTCGACCACAAGTGCTATCACTACGAGACAGATAGCTACGAAGAAGCGTACTATCTCTCCGGCTTCCTGAACGCACCAGCGATACGGGATCTAATCTACGACATGATAAACCGTGGTCAATTCGCCGGACGAGATATCCATAAACGGGTTTGGGAAGTTTATATTCCAGAGTTCAATCCGAATGACCCATTGCATCGAGAAATCTCTGAGACCGCTCTCGAAGCAACGGAACAAGCGGCTGAACTCATACCTGAGCTTGCTGAGGAATATTCTCTTGGTTGGGTTAGGAGAAAACAGCGTGAAGAGATGGAACCAATTCGATCTGAATTATCCGAGCTCTGTGTTGAGGCGTTGGAGGAGGTTAATGCAAAGCAGTCCTCTCTGGCCGACCATACGAATTAGTTGAATTGTTGGACCTCGGTACTCCTGTTGTGTACTGTGGTCTGCGTTCTATTGTTCGGCTTCGACACCCATAGGGGAATCCGTCAATTAATGTCAGAATCACCAGTAGGCATTACTCGTATCGGCCCTGTTGAAACCCATAATCGGTGATAGGTTTCAGGAGTAGGGCTGAATACAAAGCGCGGGCCGTGTTTAGACGCGTTCGAAAGACGATTCTAATGGGTATTCCGGCCGAGTAGATTCAACTAGCGAGTCTCTCTCTGACCAAGTTTGATATCGTGATACTACACGCTGTGACCAATTTTCCCGGCGTCTAAACAAGGCCCAAAGCGCGTATCGGTCACTTAGCTTTCCCGATCTCAGAGGTTCATACAGAGAACGTCTCTTAGAGTGCTGTGGCCTAACCGTTCACGATTTGATAGAAGCGACGTACTGATAGAAGGTGCTTGTTTAGACGTGTGATATCGCTCATTTCCGGTTCTGAGGGATTGTATCCCGTTTCTGAACGGCTTTTAGGACGAGTTCTCTGAACTAACCAAACCACGTTCTATTCGGCAACATCTCGTCGAACCGACTCTTCAGCGTGAAGAAGATCGAATCATATAGATTAAAATGAACGACACGTGTTTAATGCTCAAGAGATGTCCAGTCGATGGCGACTCCGGTCAGCTGATCTAGAATTAGGCGGACTCATTCCGGACACGTACTCGATATTTGACCCAGGATCTAACCCTAAGGATATCATAGTTTGGCAGCCAAGTGGCGCGATTGACAATATCACCACTCTACCGACGCCCGAACCTATACTTCAGGCGAAGGCCGAGCAGTTCCTCCACCGAGCAGTCGAAAGCGAGTGCTATCTCGGGGCAGCCCCCGAATGGGCCTACAATATCGAGTGGATCACAGACCATACGGACTATCTTTTTGCAGCGGACAGTCCGTTGTTCGTGTTGGGGTGTGCGCCCATTCGGGACAGCACCAGACGAGAAGTTATTGCGACCTTGGAAGACGAGTACAATTACGATGTCTACGAGGCTACTGATGTAGACTGCAGCGCTGATGAATTCCTGACGCCGACTATTATCCCAATACAGGCGGCAGCTCGGCAGGACAGCGACGACGGTGCGGTGCTTGTCCAATATAAGAACCATTCCATGAGCGATGGAGTGCTTGCGAACGAGCAGGCGAACTTAGCCACGGGAGACCGCATTTGGAAGATTGACCCACGCCATGCCCCCACTGTCATTAGCTGGACCTGCTCGGATATTATGGACGGGGAACTGCGTGAGGACGTCGAAAGCTTCGCACGAGAGTTCGATACCGTCGTGGTTCACGTCCAGTGCAACCCCGGGCCGTTTAATGAAACATGGGTCGATTTCCGGAATCAGATATTCGATGGATCGGACAACAAAGTTACATACGTTTGTGCTAACTGGGCGAGTGATACATTCGATACTGAAGACGAAGAGTTCGGTTACTCCGGGGTCTATACGAAGGCCAAACGTCGATCTCCACTGGATCGGTACGATACGACGTACGAGAATGGTGGCTTGGTTGGAACGAAACCGAGCTATCGATGTGACTATGTTTGGCTAATGCCAAATGACGTTGTCAGCCGTATACAGTTCAAGCGGCCAAATCCAGGGACGACTGGGGCTGGGGCACCTTCCTTCTCCTTACCACGTGTGTATCAGACATGGACCTGGGATTCAAGCGCAAGTACGTATCTTGAGGATTGTCCGGGTGTGCCTGAGTGTAACGATACAACGTATAATTCATGGCTCTCGCAACTCCCTGATTCGCACCTTGCACGAGAACTGATGGCAGCGATCGCGTTAGGGAAAATCGACTTCGATCGGCTTCCGAAAGAAGAGTTGGTGCCAGACATGGCATTCGACTGGGCAGCACTGGAAACTCTTACGGATGCGGACGGTGCCGAACGGCTTGGGCATGTGCTTTCGTCGCACCGTAGACGCACCGACCCATCACCAAGTGAAGAAATGGAGAGATTGGTTCATATGCTCGACAAAGCAGCTGAACTAAACATATGCATGGACGACGAATTCAGTCTCAAAGACGTCCCGATGAACGCCGAATACGAGGATAAGGATATTAAGGTGTGTCTGACTGTGCTGGACAGATGGGGGGACGTCAGTGAACAGAAGGGTGCGACGCGGCTCAGAAACTGGGTCAAAAGACGGACCGACATGCGGTTTAAGCCTCTTGTCGTCACAATGGACCGGAGCTCGGGGTTAGTCCTTAAGACACTTGAGGGCCACGAGGACGTCTCCCAGATGAATCGTGACCCTGAACGGGTCAGCAATCCGGGTGGATTAGTGAGGGTTGACCGATGACACTCGAAGAATATCTTCCAAAAGGGTTTGATGGGGACATCGAATCAGTTGAGGGAACTGTATCTCTATACGAGATAGAACATGATCGAAATACGTTCGGTGGGGAATTACTATTAGTTAGGCTTCTTGGAACAGAGTTCGACGCAGAGGAATTGCTCAAGGAGGATGTCAACAGGCTTGAGGTGAGATTCTACGATAACAAGACACCAAACCAGTGGAATATTCGGCTTATCTGGGCGTATGAGGATGATGCTCCCCCTTCTCCAAATATCCGGGATGAACTGGAAAACGACACTCGGTTCGCGATCCGGCGCTGTGTGCCCGTTGACAACCTAGCGGACTTCGTCGCACCCTTACAGACGAGTCGAGCCAAACTTGAGAACATCACCAGCCACTTCGACCGCAGTGAACTAATTGAGAATATCATTGACCAGGATCTCGAATTCCTGTTCGATGATTTGAGTCGAGACGAGAAATTCGAGCGACTCAAAAACGGAACAGCCCGGAAAAAGCAAGAGACGAAGTCGGTTTCCCTGCCTGCTACGTCGGGTGATCCGCTAGATAGGTTCGTCGATTCGACTAACTTGGGTGAGTTCCGGCCAAATGCCAATTTAAACGAGGTAGATGTTGAACCGTTTACGCTCCTCTACGGGCGGAATGGGACCGGCAAAACAAGTCTGCTAGATGCTACAGCCTTCGGCTTAGTTGGTCAGATCCGCCATAATGAGAACAGAGCCGACGACTACGAGAACCTGAACGTAACACTCCAGGGAGACGCAAAGCCACTGCCGACGGATTCGGCGGCTGCCAATGATCGCGTGGCCAACTGGTTCGGGTTTCGACCACACGGGCCAGCCAACAAGCACATCGAATTTTATCGCGTTAACTACCACGAGACAGGTGCTGCCACGCGGTTTATAGAAAACGACCCCAACATTGATATCGAGCAAACACTTCGACGGCTCCTGTTCGGTGAGGAGTTGGAAGATGCGCGCAATGACAAAGAAAAACTCCGCCCACGGCTCACAAGGGAAATAGAGGAAACACAGGACCGAATCGAGGAACTCGAGAGCGACAAACGGGATATCCAAGAGATACAAGAGCGGGTTTCCGAGGTATTTTCCCATCTAAGAGTCGCTGCGGACGAGCTTTCGCCCGCGGCTAAGGCTGCCCTCTCGACCGAGCCGGACGTGCCCGACTCGGACCAGGTACGCTCCCCTGACCCTGACGACCTGAAGCAGTGGTCGAGATGGAAACAGCGGTTTTCGGACTTACAAGACTGTCTCGAGGCATTGCAGGAATTGAGTGACGACACAGAGCCACCGGAAACGCCGAGTGATCTTCGGCGAGGGATACTTAAAGCCCAAGAGGATGTCGAAAGGTTCACTGCTGAAATTGAAGACATCAAAGAACTACAAGCCGAGCGTGCTCATCTGACCGATCTCAAAGACAATTTGAGCCAATCAACGCAAGGGTTTCCTGCCTCTGTCGGTCTTGTTGCCCTCATTCTGCGCTCACACGGGCTCAACACAGATGATATGACAATCTTACAAAAAGGTCTTGACGAGGCACTTGAATCCGATATGGACCCTGTGAGGACCGGTTCAATCGACGAGTGGCGGGACGACGCCAGCAAGCACGTGACCCAGCGGTTGAAGGCGCTTCGAGATCAGAAAGCGAACATCGAGAAACTTGATGAACTGGACAAACAGCGTCGCGAGCTTCAGGCCCAAATCCGGAACAAGACCGAGGAGTACCTCTCGATAACTGACGATACGCACTATTGTCCTGCATGCTACACAGAACAGGACAGGGGTGCGATATTAAATCGAGAGAAACCGGAGCAGCTTCACGGCGATCCCTCAGAGGGTGTTCCAGACACCCTTCTCGACCGGATTGCAGCATTGGAGCGGGCCCAAAGCATCTTAGATAAGCCGCTCTGGGAGGACGTTGATTACGACGTCTCCGTGCGCTTCAGTGACACTGGCGGGATGGACGCCTTCCGAGATCTATGGCGTAGCTTCGGAGATGAGGCGAAAGCTCCGACCACAGTCCCTAGTGTGACCACTGCCACCGTGAACGCCTTCGCTACTGCACTCCGAGAAACTCCTGATGACTCTTCTGGTTCGCCCCCGGTTGAACAAGTCATTGAATCCCGAATCAAAGACTTGGAGACCTCAATATCCGATTTGACGGCTGCTATTCCGGCAGTAGCTGGACCAGAGGCTGATGTGAAACAACTGGAAGAGCACTATCAACGTCTGACCGATGACATCAGTGCTAGCCAAGACATCTTGGAGGAGTATTGGCATGGTAATTCCCGACATCAGCGACTTGATGTCGAAAGCGATTACCGCGTCCTCAAGCGTGCACTGGCCGAAGTCGAACGTAACCCCTCCGCATTAGAGGGACCCAGTCACTACGACGACCAACTTAGCGATATAGATTCCCAACTTTCGGAGTTGTGCGAGACAGTCGAAAACTGTCGGGACGGTGTCGAGCGTCTCGAAACCGCGTTTGAGGGGTCCGGCGGTGAAGAGGAACTCAAAAGTCTCGTCACTGATCACATGACTGTCATTTCGACGCTATTCAAAGCGTTTCAGCGTCCCTACGAGTTCGAGCGGGTACGATACGAAGAGAATCGTGTCGTCGTTGAGCGGCGTGGTGAGGAAGGACTGGCACCAATAACAGCCATGAGTTCTGGTCAACGGGCGGCACTGGCTTTGGCGATATTCGTTACGAACAACATCGCGCACAAACGAGCGCCAGCACTGATGATGCTAGACGAACCGTTCGCGCATCTTGATGACATCAACACGGTGTCGTTTTTTAACTTGCTTATCGAGTTAGCGAGAACGGGTAAGCGGCAGATCCTTTTCGCGACCGCGAATGCGGATATCGCAGACTTGTTGCAGCGGAAGGTGGGCGAGTCCAAGGACTTCGCCAGGGTTGATATTCCAGTTACAAGCCCAACACACAACACGGAATAATCAACTGTAAGACCGAGCTCAGCCGCTATGTGGCTGGTGACTATAGGTGGCGGCTCTGGAGCCTTGTTAAAGCCCACAACCAGTGATAGGCTTCGACCGAAGTGATGGATACCTCCCTTAAGTAGACCGTTTGTATCCGTCGATAATAGCTACAATAAAGTCTCTAAGTCCAAACCAGCGACCTGAATAGGAGTACTGAATCTCCATAATCAAATGCCAGCTGAGCATAGATTGCTAAGTTGAGCTGAAACTACAATTCACGTTGGACTGTGTAGATTTTCTGTCGGGCATCATCCGTGGAATATCGTGAGTTGATTTGACCTTGCTTTTCGAGACGATCTAGGGCAAACGAGGCCGTCCCTGGATGTAGTCGGCCGTGATCACAAATCTCCGCTCTTGTTTGTGGGCCATTTGTTTGCAGCAGCACCAACACCAATTTGGCACTCGGTGGAAGCTCTGCGTTCTGTTCGTCGATCTCGAGTTCGGCTGCATCTTTCGTTGTTGGCATATCAGAGGTCTCTCTCGGAGGAGGAGGCAAATCCAGTTTTAGCTCCATTTAAGGGTGTTTCTGAATAGGAGCGCGCAT
Above is a genomic segment from Natrononativus amylolyticus containing:
- a CDS encoding TATA-box-binding protein — translated: MVEIVNVVASGALDVELDLERLASDIGDPVARYDPDKYPGMYLRFKEDAPLITVYRAGKFIITGTASEKESYSLRERFLNLFSDMDVIEEPKDEWFAIQNYVCIGEIGQNLNLNALAIDLGLENTEYEPEQFPGLIYRPSNVDGVVLLFATGRVVITGCRSVDTADEIFADMNERLSSFI
- a CDS encoding N-6 DNA methylase, translated to MPDDPLDADFAKSLDGYLERIRRANSEASRGHQFLSFIGDTFSTLDSDQAHRMLPMLEEHVKFKQATVAISGRIDARLGNVLVEFKTNTDNFSDAKEQLKTYITAIWAEQGRDQSYYLVASDGITCEVYIPELAEEDEVTIENTDLRQVDEINLNSDDTDKVFTKLDRYLLFSEDLLPTAENIVLDFGPTSPICREGLELLHDEWESIEVNNVEILFDEWQRYLEIVHGSGSHSEALFIRHTYLSILAKLMAYVQYSGGVLPDDDEVSDVITGEVFERLGIQNFIEEDFFSWVSRESADGADKRIVEHLLARLHDYDLSEIEEDVLKTLYQDLVTPEERHSLGEYYTPDWLAEEMVNEELEDNPEASVLDPTCGSGTFLFSAIRYKMEHVDKDGQELIDHLFNNVVGIDVHPLAIITARVNVLLALGDLLREERTESVSVPVYLSNTIMPPEHERTTAAVDVYRFNSDEGVFELPITVTDDEEVLNELLDSVKSYLDSNDEIDEENLHAYLENQVGEKYEGLADDERGVIYRNVVERISDLRDRGRDTIWTFILKNVYKPIYFEEKKFDRVIGNPPWLSYRYISREEYKDHVKHLVTEEYGLLDSSATQNLTHMELASLVLAYSFDHYLEDGGRLSFVMPRGIFSGTHHKNFRSFDFSTVGHWTYLWDLEYVKPLFNNVSCVIAAEKSEGESYPLDGRIYQGSLPKANASLEAAREELDVRDITYYLNEFSESSVIMDRELDPDVIKSASPYKDKIENGGNAYPRTLWFVDFDEPPALGINPQEPPVHSSDRAVSQAGDRWEDAYIEGQIENEFLWNIVTGSEIAYFGTLEFPTAVLPLEISGSSYHLHDEESARRNGHQHLANWISEADRLFEQYKPEDRTEDVLEWLNWHQKFTDKQDPNAEYRVLQNSSGDYVCGAVVKTSDLTDLKVNGTIIELQRNSNDEIPLIVDHKCYHYETDSYEEAYYLSGFLNAPAIRDLIYDMINRGQFAGRDIHKRVWEVYIPEFNPNDPLHREISETALEATEQAAELIPELAEEYSLGWVRRKQREEMEPIRSELSELCVEALEEVNAKQSSLADHTN
- a CDS encoding MarR family transcriptional regulator produces the protein MELKLDLPPPPRETSDMPTTKDAAELEIDEQNAELPPSAKLVLVLLQTNGPQTRAEICDHGRLHPGTASFALDRLEKQGQINSRYSTDDARQKIYTVQREL